One window of the Candidatus Phycorickettsia trachydisci genome contains the following:
- a CDS encoding NAD-dependent epimerase/dehydratase family protein: MDKILVTGSAGLIGSALTQKLRSNGYEVIDCDIRFVNNPLSFFSEEIRPVLNKCTGIIHLAAIARVIHGEQYPELCKQVNVDGTKKFLKFYEKLSHKPWLIYGSSREVYGNQDNLPVVESANFNPVNVYAKGKVEIENAVKALGTQGFNTLILRFSNVYGGLLDHNDRVIPALCINALNNDTIRIDGKECVFDFTYIEDVVEGILLTVKKMRNLQKIELPIHFTGCRGCSLEELVKIILKITDSKSSIDYRLPRNFDVTSFYGDFSNAQKLLGWKPKHSLEEGIEKFVLNIQNEDRNCPYNVEMEIYEDIKSYSWLPALL; encoded by the coding sequence ATGGATAAAATATTAGTTACTGGATCTGCTGGCTTAATTGGTAGCGCTTTAACACAAAAGTTAAGGAGTAATGGATATGAGGTAATAGATTGCGATATTAGGTTTGTAAATAATCCTTTAAGTTTTTTTTCGGAAGAAATTAGACCCGTACTTAATAAATGTACAGGAATTATCCATCTAGCAGCAATTGCAAGAGTTATTCATGGAGAACAATATCCAGAACTTTGCAAGCAGGTGAATGTGGATGGTACAAAAAAATTCCTTAAATTTTATGAAAAGCTTTCCCATAAGCCATGGCTTATTTACGGTAGTAGCAGGGAAGTATATGGAAATCAAGATAACTTACCCGTTGTAGAAAGCGCCAATTTCAATCCAGTTAATGTATATGCAAAAGGTAAGGTTGAGATTGAAAATGCGGTAAAAGCATTAGGCACTCAAGGCTTTAATACCCTAATTTTACGTTTTTCAAATGTTTATGGCGGTCTCCTTGATCACAATGATAGGGTGATACCTGCTTTGTGCATAAATGCTTTGAATAATGATACAATAAGAATTGATGGTAAAGAATGTGTGTTTGATTTTACCTATATAGAGGATGTCGTAGAGGGAATATTATTGACGGTAAAAAAGATGCGAAATTTGCAAAAAATTGAGTTACCAATTCATTTTACAGGCTGTCGAGGTTGTAGTTTAGAAGAACTAGTAAAGATCATTTTGAAAATAACTGACAGTAAATCTTCAATTGATTACAGACTGCCGAGAAATTTTGATGTAACTAGTTTTTATGGTGATTTTAGTAATGCGCAAAAATTGCTTGGTTGGAAGCCAAAGCATTCATTAGAAGAAGGTATAGAAAAATTTGTCTTAAATATTCAGAATGAAGATCGTAATTGCCCATATAATGTAGAAATGGAAATATATGAAGATATTAAAAGTTATTCATGGTTACCCGCCTTATTATAG
- a CDS encoding type IV toxin-antitoxin system AbiEi family antitoxin has product MFREYLDHLLSKGQSSFTFQEITNDLNLSINSTKSGLYRLKNKGQIITPAKGLYVIVPPERIHQGCIPAEELIPILMKYLRLDYYVSLLSAGLFHGATHQKPNCFQVVTNKQIKHPLKFGVVKLEMIYKKHLSNLPLQDFTVRTGYLKVASPELVIFDLFQYTSKSGGLNHIATVLSELILAVDPVKLIELANQIGQKAWLQRLGFILEQIESMEEDKKLKVIEVLEKYLDDKTTSFIPIAKEITTIGYPRIAKWKIIANTTIESDL; this is encoded by the coding sequence ATGTTTAGAGAATATTTAGATCATTTACTTTCAAAAGGTCAAAGTAGCTTTACCTTCCAAGAAATCACCAATGATTTAAATTTATCAATTAATAGTACAAAATCAGGCTTATATCGCTTAAAAAATAAAGGACAAATTATTACTCCAGCTAAGGGGTTATATGTAATTGTGCCTCCAGAACGGATACATCAAGGATGTATACCAGCTGAAGAACTAATACCTATACTTATGAAGTATTTAAGACTAGATTACTATGTAAGTCTTCTTTCTGCTGGGTTGTTTCACGGAGCAACTCATCAAAAACCTAATTGTTTTCAGGTTGTTACTAATAAACAAATAAAACATCCTCTCAAATTTGGGGTAGTAAAATTAGAAATGATATACAAAAAGCATCTAAGCAATTTGCCTTTGCAGGATTTTACTGTCCGTACTGGTTATTTAAAGGTTGCAAGTCCAGAATTAGTTATATTCGATCTGTTTCAGTATACTAGCAAAAGCGGAGGATTAAACCATATAGCTACTGTTCTGAGTGAGCTAATACTCGCTGTTGATCCTGTGAAACTTATAGAGTTAGCGAATCAAATAGGACAAAAAGCTTGGCTACAGCGATTAGGGTTTATTCTAGAGCAGATAGAAAGCATGGAAGAAGATAAAAAGTTAAAAGTAATAGAGGTTTTAGAGAAATATCTTGATGATAAAACTACTTCCTTCATACCTATAGCAAAGGAAATTACTACTATTGGCTATCCTCGTATAGCTAAATGGAAAATTATCGCAAACACAACTATTGAAAGTGATTTATGA
- a CDS encoding nucleotidyl transferase AbiEii/AbiGii toxin family protein: MISEDFIKNWLVNTNWQTDNQAEQDLIISRALVCLYNDNDIRNNLVFRGGTALNKLFLKPPARYSEDIDFVQLKPGPIGLIIDKIRALLNPWLSSMKWKITERGAKLIYPYQSVDGSIAKLKIEINTTEHFQVLPLQFEPFSFKSNWFEGACEIITYQLVELMATKLRALYQRRKGRDLFDIWYVFKDNLVDIGQVLDIFQRYCFKDGIIISKELFLKNMELKKLNEDFRVDMKTLLPLNIKWDFEVSFNFVINKIIDNI, translated from the coding sequence ATGATTTCAGAAGATTTTATTAAAAACTGGCTAGTAAATACTAATTGGCAAACAGATAATCAAGCTGAGCAAGATTTGATAATATCAAGAGCTCTTGTTTGTCTTTATAACGATAATGATATTAGAAATAATCTTGTTTTTCGAGGGGGTACAGCTTTAAATAAGTTATTTTTGAAACCACCAGCAAGATATAGTGAGGATATAGATTTTGTTCAGCTAAAACCTGGACCAATTGGTCTTATTATTGATAAAATTCGCGCACTCTTAAACCCTTGGCTTAGTAGTATGAAATGGAAAATTACAGAACGAGGTGCTAAGCTTATTTACCCTTATCAAAGCGTTGATGGTTCAATTGCAAAACTTAAAATAGAAATTAATACTACGGAGCATTTTCAAGTATTACCTTTGCAATTTGAACCATTTTCTTTTAAATCTAATTGGTTTGAGGGAGCTTGCGAAATTATTACTTATCAATTAGTAGAATTGATGGCAACTAAGCTCAGAGCTCTTTATCAAAGAAGGAAAGGAAGAGACTTATTCGATATATGGTATGTTTTTAAAGATAACTTGGTAGATATTGGGCAAGTACTAGATATCTTTCAAAGATATTGCTTTAAAGATGGGATAATAATATCAAAAGAGCTATTCTTAAAAAATATGGAACTTAAAAAATTAAATGAAGACTTTAGAGTAGATATGAAAACTCTTTTACCTCTTAATATTAAATGGGATTTTGAAGTTAGTTTCAACTTTGTGATAAATAAGATTATAGACAATATCTAA
- a CDS encoding glycosyltransferase, which translates to MKILKVIHGYPPYYSAGSEVYSQLLAHGLADNHEVQVFARHENSFLPDFNYSKVLDYLDPRILLHLINIPLTKYRYKFLNKEVNERFKKIIEEFKPDLVHFGHLNHLSLNLPSITSSLNIPSVYTLHDFWLICARGRFIQRNSKQILALCDGQENKKCAQQCYSGYFTGDNDLAESDLTYWENWIAGRMKYTKQVVNNIDHFIAPSDFLLKKFIQDFSVLKEKISYLDYGFNLNRLKNRQRKLGSEFVFGYIGTHTPEKGIDLLLKAFFHGDINARLRIWGVQRPETKELMEVVDQLPGKAKSDVEWMGGYRNENIVEDVFNKVDAIVVPSIWAENSPLVIHEAQQVRVPVITSNYGGMAEYVKDGVNGLLFEHRDFMSLSAKMKLLTQDTALYKKLTENGYLYSDDGQIPSIESHVREVEKIYKDLAKLRNIPITLKPGPWRITFDTNPDYCNYACVMCECFSPYSKVKADNKAKGIKPKMMPIETIRKVIEEAAGTPLREIIPSTMGEPLMYKNFDEIINLCHEFGLKLNLTTNGSFVIKGAKKWAELLVPVLSDIKISWNGATKETHEKIMLGSKWEDVIENLKTFLNVRDNYFNNTGKTCSITLQLTFLETNLHEIYDLTKMAIDLGIDRVKGHHLWAHFDEIKNLSMRRNPDAIKRWNAEVEKIYALRDNMLLPNGKKIKLENFTILESEAVEDLAPGGACPFLGKEAWINPEGKFSPCCAPDELRKQLGNFGNVNEAKLEEIWQGGLYKNLQKNYLNYDLCKTCNMRKPLMS; encoded by the coding sequence ATGAAGATATTAAAAGTTATTCATGGTTACCCGCCTTATTATAGTGCGGGTTCAGAAGTTTATAGCCAACTTCTAGCTCATGGTCTAGCAGATAACCATGAAGTTCAAGTTTTTGCACGGCATGAAAATAGCTTTTTACCAGATTTTAATTATAGTAAAGTACTAGATTATCTTGACCCAAGGATCTTATTGCATCTAATTAATATCCCATTAACTAAGTATCGATATAAATTCCTTAATAAAGAAGTAAATGAAAGGTTTAAAAAGATAATAGAAGAATTTAAACCAGATTTAGTTCATTTCGGTCACCTTAATCACCTTTCTCTAAATTTGCCTTCTATTACATCTAGCTTAAATATTCCGTCAGTCTATACTCTACATGATTTTTGGCTTATTTGTGCTAGAGGCAGGTTTATTCAACGTAATTCAAAGCAGATACTAGCATTATGTGATGGACAAGAAAATAAAAAATGCGCACAGCAATGTTATAGCGGATACTTTACAGGGGATAATGATTTAGCAGAATCAGATTTAACTTATTGGGAAAATTGGATAGCTGGTAGAATGAAATATACAAAACAAGTTGTAAATAATATAGATCATTTTATTGCTCCATCAGATTTTTTACTAAAGAAATTCATTCAAGATTTTTCTGTTCTAAAGGAAAAAATTTCATACCTTGATTATGGATTTAATTTAAATCGCCTTAAAAATAGGCAACGTAAGCTCGGGTCTGAATTTGTTTTTGGCTACATAGGTACTCATACTCCAGAAAAAGGTATAGATTTGTTACTAAAAGCATTTTTTCATGGCGATATTAATGCAAGACTCAGGATATGGGGAGTGCAAAGGCCTGAAACCAAAGAATTAATGGAAGTAGTAGATCAGTTGCCTGGTAAAGCAAAAAGTGATGTGGAATGGATGGGGGGGTATAGAAATGAAAATATAGTTGAAGATGTTTTTAATAAAGTAGATGCAATCGTAGTTCCTTCTATTTGGGCAGAAAATTCGCCGTTAGTAATACATGAAGCACAACAAGTAAGAGTTCCTGTAATAACCTCTAATTATGGAGGTATGGCTGAATACGTAAAAGATGGTGTGAATGGTTTGTTATTTGAGCATCGTGATTTTATGAGCCTATCAGCAAAAATGAAATTACTCACGCAAGATACTGCTTTATACAAAAAGCTTACAGAAAATGGATATCTTTATTCTGATGACGGACAAATACCCTCAATAGAGTCCCATGTTAGAGAAGTAGAAAAAATTTACAAAGATCTTGCAAAATTACGCAATATCCCAATCACTCTAAAGCCAGGTCCTTGGAGGATAACATTCGATACCAATCCAGATTATTGTAATTATGCATGTGTAATGTGCGAATGTTTCTCACCTTATAGCAAAGTAAAAGCAGATAACAAAGCTAAAGGCATTAAGCCTAAAATGATGCCAATAGAAACGATTAGGAAGGTTATAGAAGAAGCTGCTGGCACTCCTCTTAGAGAAATTATTCCATCTACTATGGGAGAACCTTTAATGTATAAAAATTTTGATGAAATTATCAATTTGTGTCATGAATTTGGGTTAAAGTTAAACCTAACTACAAATGGCTCATTTGTGATCAAGGGAGCAAAAAAATGGGCTGAACTATTGGTTCCAGTTTTATCAGATATAAAGATTTCATGGAATGGAGCTACAAAAGAGACTCATGAAAAAATTATGCTAGGCTCAAAATGGGAAGATGTTATCGAGAATTTAAAAACTTTTTTAAACGTTCGAGATAATTATTTTAATAATACTGGAAAAACATGTAGCATAACTCTTCAACTAACATTTTTAGAGACAAATCTTCATGAGATATATGATCTAACAAAGATGGCAATTGACCTTGGTATAGATAGAGTAAAGGGGCATCATTTATGGGCTCACTTTGACGAGATAAAGAATTTATCCATGAGAAGAAACCCTGATGCAATTAAAAGGTGGAACGCGGAAGTAGAAAAAATATACGCATTAAGAGATAACATGCTACTACCTAATGGTAAAAAAATAAAGTTAGAAAATTTTACCATACTTGAATCTGAAGCGGTAGAAGATTTAGCTCCAGGAGGGGCATGTCCATTTTTAGGAAAAGAAGCTTGGATAAACCCTGAAGGAAAATTTAGTCCTTGCTGCGCTCCGGATGAATTAAGAAAGCAATTAGGAAATTTTGGTAATGTTAATGAAGCAAAATTAGAAGAAATATGGCAAGGCGGACTGTATAAAAATCTGCAAAAAAACTATTTAAATTACGATTTATGCAAAACATGCAATATGAGAAAACCCCTGATGAGTTAA
- a CDS encoding ParA family protein codes for MIEQDKDGLNQRTMAVLSNVSPTTISRYITAHNLRPFDKSGSKNQKFSIETSREIIRNVTSIDGQKILKKKFVFYNFKGGVGKTSLCFQVSSHIALMGYNVLVIDADPQSHLSTSFGFSHYDNYLTLYDILTDGASFDDVKKTIFKGYDCIPSNLSLTRLEDDLAKLENKSQRLSSYFADIEKKYDFIFVDTNPTISLLNRNVVMFSDVINVVCETQPYSLNGLKLLLEDLEKFFVHMKTQPKELSIIPNKYEDRASSSAEAMTALRDFYSEYIKKDFAIRKSEDINISAKLGKPLALFAKKNSIALEDVVELIHYYLNQYTLTKTND; via the coding sequence ATGATAGAGCAAGATAAAGATGGTTTGAATCAAAGAACCATGGCTGTATTAAGTAATGTCAGCCCTACTACGATTAGTAGGTACATTACAGCCCATAATTTACGTCCGTTTGATAAGTCTGGATCTAAAAATCAAAAATTTTCTATAGAAACAAGCAGAGAAATAATTCGTAATGTTACTAGTATAGATGGTCAAAAAATCTTAAAAAAGAAATTTGTATTTTATAACTTTAAAGGAGGTGTAGGAAAAACTAGTTTATGTTTTCAAGTATCATCTCATATAGCTTTAATGGGTTACAATGTGCTAGTTATTGATGCAGATCCACAATCTCATCTATCTACTTCTTTTGGATTCTCTCATTATGATAATTACTTAACATTATACGATATCCTGACAGATGGAGCCTCTTTTGACGATGTAAAAAAAACTATATTTAAAGGATATGACTGTATACCTTCAAATCTATCATTAACCAGGCTTGAAGACGACCTTGCTAAATTAGAAAACAAATCCCAAAGGTTATCTTCATACTTTGCAGACATAGAAAAAAAATATGACTTTATATTTGTTGATACAAACCCAACTATTAGCTTGTTAAATAGAAATGTCGTCATGTTTTCAGACGTAATTAACGTTGTATGTGAAACACAGCCATATAGCTTAAATGGATTAAAGCTCCTTTTAGAAGATTTAGAAAAGTTTTTTGTGCATATGAAAACACAACCTAAAGAGCTTAGTATCATACCTAATAAATATGAGGATAGAGCTTCCAGTTCAGCTGAAGCGATGACGGCTTTAAGAGATTTTTATAGCGAATATATAAAAAAGGACTTTGCTATTAGAAAAAGTGAGGATATAAATATTTCTGCAAAGCTAGGAAAACCTTTGGCGTTATTTGCTAAGAAAAATTCTATAGCTTTAGAAGATGTTGTAGAATTGATACACTATTATTTAAATCAATATACCTTAACTAAAACTAATGACTAG
- a CDS encoding ATP-dependent RecD-like DNA helicase: MTSNLDTKQNTHFERVVGTVDRVIYTNTENGYNVLEVKVKGISKPVTVVGSLGPVNPGEVIEAIGSWKLDKTYGRQFSSTFIKTNLPSDIAGIKKYLASGMIYGIGEHYADLIVNTFKEDTIAIINEDVTRLGQVRGIGAKRLKSIQDSWQEQKVIKDLMLFLHSSGIGSSLAIRIYRKYGQDAVSQIKENPYILSQEVSGIGFATADKIAQSLDIELTSPFRVKAGITYVLQDYSNQGSSAVPKTNLLKDASILLNLPKGLIETTLLSLVQEDKMIVEVKLNDLPAYSLSYLFHSEKAIAQKLIDLHKAHIPLNIDFEESINFVEQDLKIILADKQKEAIKSAIDNNVVVITGGPGTGKTTILNSLIRILKKHNLKVSLCAPTGKAAKRMSQVSGVGAQTIHRLLGISFPGCTYSNLKCDVLIIDEMSMVNINIMFAVCKSMEEIKRLVLVGDANQLPPIGPGKVLQDIIESKVLSVVTLDKIFRQAQTSKIITNAHKINNGQMPDLQNADDFYFIRASSDINRYIISCIERLKKNFDPLRDIQVIAPMQKGETGVIALNQLLQKSLNKSNIKITRHGHAFLLGDKVMQIVNNYTKDIYNGDVGIICNIDQENQGIKVNFEGQIIHYDFNELDQLTLSYANTVHKSQGSEYKVVILTLCMEHFIMLKRRLLYTALTRAKEKVIIIGEERAISLAVKSLEVQNRYSKLQNNLVNLITDPLVASTIIEQKIFDVIFEYLNKNISKGKLYRLRFIAFDSNYSWQAIAEEHDGLKYFVASQNTPLGYEIANFQKKADVYFERLKEASKVLFIHTAKNIVDIITINKK; this comes from the coding sequence ATGACAAGTAACTTAGATACAAAACAAAATACTCACTTTGAAAGAGTAGTGGGAACTGTAGACCGGGTAATTTATACAAATACTGAAAACGGATATAACGTTTTAGAGGTAAAGGTCAAAGGAATATCCAAACCTGTTACTGTTGTTGGATCCCTAGGACCAGTTAATCCTGGCGAGGTAATTGAAGCGATTGGTTCATGGAAGCTCGATAAAACTTACGGCAGACAATTTAGCTCAACGTTCATAAAGACCAATCTTCCATCGGACATAGCAGGTATAAAGAAGTACTTAGCATCAGGCATGATTTATGGTATCGGCGAGCATTATGCTGACCTTATTGTCAATACTTTTAAGGAAGATACAATTGCAATTATCAATGAAGATGTAACTAGACTAGGTCAGGTGAGGGGGATAGGAGCCAAAAGACTTAAAAGCATTCAAGATAGCTGGCAAGAACAAAAAGTTATCAAAGATCTAATGCTGTTTCTTCATTCAAGTGGGATCGGAAGTTCTTTAGCTATTAGAATATATCGTAAATATGGCCAAGATGCAGTAAGTCAAATCAAAGAAAATCCTTATATTTTATCTCAAGAAGTTAGTGGCATTGGCTTTGCTACAGCAGATAAGATTGCCCAAAGTCTTGATATTGAGCTTACTTCACCTTTCAGAGTCAAAGCAGGTATTACTTATGTCTTACAAGACTACAGTAATCAAGGTAGCTCTGCTGTACCTAAAACAAATTTACTCAAAGATGCAAGTATATTACTTAACTTACCTAAAGGACTAATAGAAACAACCCTGCTATCTCTAGTCCAAGAAGATAAAATGATTGTTGAAGTCAAATTAAATGATCTGCCTGCATATTCTTTGAGTTATTTATTTCATTCAGAAAAAGCTATCGCTCAAAAACTTATAGACTTACATAAAGCACATATTCCTTTAAATATTGATTTCGAAGAAAGCATCAATTTTGTAGAACAAGATCTGAAAATTATTTTAGCTGATAAGCAAAAAGAAGCAATTAAGAGCGCTATAGATAACAATGTGGTTGTCATTACTGGAGGACCTGGTACTGGTAAGACAACTATCTTAAATAGCTTAATCAGAATACTAAAAAAGCACAACCTCAAGGTCTCTTTATGCGCTCCAACAGGAAAGGCTGCTAAACGTATGTCTCAAGTATCAGGTGTAGGAGCCCAAACAATTCATAGGCTGCTAGGTATCTCGTTCCCAGGATGTACATATTCTAACCTCAAATGTGACGTACTTATCATAGATGAAATGTCCATGGTAAACATCAATATCATGTTTGCCGTTTGCAAATCTATGGAAGAAATAAAAAGACTAGTTCTAGTAGGCGATGCGAATCAACTACCACCTATAGGTCCAGGTAAGGTGTTACAAGATATCATTGAGTCGAAAGTCTTATCCGTTGTTACGTTAGATAAAATTTTCAGACAAGCTCAAACAAGTAAGATTATAACTAACGCTCATAAAATCAATAATGGTCAAATGCCTGACTTACAAAATGCAGATGACTTTTACTTTATTAGAGCTTCAAGCGATATAAATAGGTACATAATATCCTGCATAGAAAGGCTTAAGAAAAACTTTGACCCTCTAAGAGATATCCAAGTCATTGCTCCTATGCAAAAAGGAGAGACAGGAGTCATAGCTTTGAATCAACTACTACAGAAATCCTTAAATAAATCTAATATCAAAATTACAAGGCATGGTCATGCTTTTCTTTTGGGCGATAAGGTTATGCAGATAGTTAATAATTATACTAAAGATATTTATAACGGTGATGTAGGGATTATTTGCAATATAGACCAAGAAAACCAAGGCATTAAAGTAAATTTTGAAGGCCAGATTATTCATTATGACTTTAACGAATTAGATCAACTCACCTTATCTTATGCAAACACCGTCCATAAGTCTCAAGGATCTGAATACAAGGTAGTAATACTAACACTTTGTATGGAGCATTTTATTATGCTTAAACGAAGACTACTTTATACAGCTTTGACCAGAGCGAAAGAGAAGGTCATCATAATAGGGGAGGAGAGGGCGATCTCTTTAGCTGTTAAGTCTTTAGAAGTACAAAACAGATACTCCAAACTCCAAAATAATCTAGTTAATCTGATAACAGATCCTTTAGTTGCTTCAACTATAATTGAACAAAAAATATTTGATGTAATATTTGAATATCTGAACAAGAATATTTCCAAAGGTAAGTTATACCGCTTAAGATTTATTGCATTTGATAGCAATTATTCTTGGCAAGCTATAGCAGAAGAACATGATGGTTTAAAATATTTTGTTGCCTCACAAAATACTCCTTTAGGATATGAGATTGCAAATTTTCAAAAAAAAGCAGATGTATATTTTGAACGCTTAAAAGAAGCATCAAAAGTGTTGTTTATCCATACGGCAAAAAATATTGTTGATATCATAACTATCAATAAAAAGTAA
- a CDS encoding ParB/RepB/Spo0J family partition protein, whose product MTRKIRYKPLSKELENIVKPVSNSSTRASIGLEQAVGEYYFINTDQLHPFKNQARRNFNDDEISKLADSIREYGVRQPLSIIKNLEGNYEVVSGERRLRAAKQAGLTKVPCIILKENTDANAIALIENIHRKDLHPIELGVIYRKLIEEKIFENQERLAQAISVAKSTVSEYIKLSNIPEDIKLHLIEKNISSREKLRDISKAYEKGDIEKINSLVGVPNRKHKNFSILRIMSSEGEIKIQNVGLKNLSIEARKKVKNQLQKLIQQIDNLE is encoded by the coding sequence ATGACTAGAAAGATAAGATATAAGCCTTTATCCAAAGAGCTAGAAAACATTGTAAAACCAGTATCCAATTCCTCAACAAGAGCTAGTATAGGCTTGGAACAAGCGGTAGGTGAGTATTATTTTATTAATACTGACCAATTACACCCTTTTAAAAATCAAGCTAGAAGGAATTTTAATGATGATGAAATCTCCAAACTTGCTGATTCAATTAGAGAATATGGTGTTAGACAACCTTTATCCATTATAAAAAATCTGGAAGGAAATTACGAAGTTGTTAGTGGAGAAAGAAGATTAAGAGCTGCTAAACAAGCTGGTCTAACAAAAGTACCTTGTATTATTTTAAAAGAGAATACAGATGCAAACGCAATTGCTTTAATAGAAAATATTCATAGAAAAGACTTACATCCTATTGAGCTAGGTGTTATTTATAGGAAATTAATTGAAGAAAAAATTTTCGAGAATCAGGAAAGGTTAGCTCAAGCCATTTCTGTTGCTAAAAGTACCGTATCAGAATATATAAAACTCTCAAATATTCCAGAAGATATAAAACTGCATTTAATAGAAAAAAATATATCTTCAAGAGAAAAATTAAGAGATATATCGAAAGCCTACGAAAAAGGTGATATTGAAAAAATAAACTCGTTAGTAGGAGTACCTAATCGTAAACATAAAAATTTCTCTATATTACGGATCATGTCTTCAGAAGGAGAAATTAAAATACAAAATGTTGGTTTGAAAAATTTATCAATAGAAGCAAGAAAAAAAGTAAAAAACCAATTACAAAAACTCATACAACAAATCGATAATCTTGAGTAA